Within the Miscanthus floridulus cultivar M001 chromosome 17, ASM1932011v1, whole genome shotgun sequence genome, the region ATGTCCCAATCGTCGTACTATTATTGCACTTGCTGATGGTTCTTATGATTCCCAAAGTGAAGAGGAGGACGAGTTTAACAATGTATTTGCAGATCTTAATCTTGACACTTGTGAGTATTCAGCAGAGGATGGTACATTTGAGCTAGGtctaaattgtttagccattcaacCTATTCCAACTTTTGCTCACAATGACCTATTACAAGATGTTGTTTCTCCATCTTTCGACGAGATTACTAGTGATGATTTTGATGAGTTGCTTGCTGATTTTCCTGATTTGACGTGTTCTATAATGAACACACCATCTCCTTCTTTGGTGGTGAGGCGAGTTCTTTCCACTCAATTTGTTGCTGCTGAACAaggacaacgccataatttgtttcaatccAGATGCAAAGTGAAAGGACAAGTGTGCCGTTTCATCATAGATGGTGGGAGCTGCAATAATATTGTTAGTGCTTTGCTTATTGAGAAGCTTGGCTTGCAGCCACGTCGCCatccacatccataccatatgcAATGGTTGAATAATTCTGGGACAGTTAAGGTTTCAGCCATGATTCGTTTGTCATTTTCCATTGGTGATTGTCATGGAGAGGTGGATTGTGATATTGTCCCCATGCAAGCATGCCATTTGCTGCTTGGTCGGCCCTGGCAATTTGATGTGGACTCGGTGCATTTTGGACGGTCTAACAAACACACTTTCATTCACAATGACAAGAAGGTGGTTCTTATTCCATTATCTCCAGAGGAGATACATGCTTCAGATATGGCTCGCAAGAAAAGAGAGGAATCTGACAAAAGAAAATTGAGTGAGATCCCCAACACAAGTAAGGGAGAGAGTTCTAACCCATCCAGCCACATAAAGACTCATGCCAATCCTAAACAGCCATGCCACACTGAGTGTCTCTTTGTGAGCAAGAGTGATATGAGAGAAGTGAGAAACACCACAGCCCCATTCTTTGTGCTCTTGCACAAGGAGGTCCTACTTTCAACTAACGATTTACCTTCATCGCTGCCtagtgttgttcttgatctcttacAGGACTTCgaagatgtttttcccgatgagatACCAGCTGGACTTCCTCCACTCCGTGGaattgagcatcaaattgatttggtaCCAGGTGCTTCTCTTCCAAATCGTCCAGCCTACCGCACCAATCCCACAGAgacaaaggaaattcagcgacaggtAAAAGAGCTTTTGGACAAAGGGTATGTTCGTGAATCCTTATCACCATGTGCTGTTCCCGTTCTTTTAGTTCCAAAGAAAGATGGCtcttggcgcatgtgtgttgattgtcgtGCTATCAATGCTATAACTGTTCGATATCGCCATCCCATTCCACGACttgatgacatgttagatgaattgagtggttctatcattttcaccaagattgatttgcgtagtggctatcatcaaatccgcATGAAACTtggtgatgaatggaaaacagcgtTTAAAACTAAAATTGGTCTCTATGAATGGCTTGTGATGccatttggcttgacaaatgctccttcaacttttatgcgcttaatgaaCCATGTTTTACGAGCTTTCATTGGCAAGTTTGtagttgtttattttgatgatattctgATCTATAGCAAATCATttgatgaacatcttgatcatatCCGTCAAGTACTTGCTGTTTTGAGGGAAGAGAAATTGTATGGCAACATTgctaagtgcaccttttgcacagacCGTGTTGTTTTCCTTGGCTTTGTTGTTTCCGCAGATGGTATTCAGGTTGATGAAGAGAAGGTTAAAGCAATACAGGATTGGCCTACACCTACAAATGTGAGTCAAGTTCGAAGTTTTCATGGTCTTGCAGGTTTTTACAGGcgttttgttaaagatttcagcaccatcgcTGCACCcctcaacaatttgacaaagaagGATGTTCCATTCAAGTGGGGTGATGAACAAGACCAAGCCTTCAATGAGCTGAAAACAAAGCTTTGTGAAGCACCGCTGCTACAACTTCCTGATTTTGGTAAGACATTTGAGatcgaatgtgatgcaagtggtattGGCATAGGAGGTGTACTACTTCAAGAAGGTAAACCTGTTGCCTACTTTTCTGAAAAGTTGAATGGTCCACATCTGAATTATTCTGTCTATGATAAAGAGCTTTATGCCTTAGTTCGAGTTTTGGAAGTTTGGCAACATTATTTGTTACCTAAAGAATTTGTCATCcattctgatcatgaagcttTGAAATATCTAAAAAGTCAGGGCAaactgaaccgtagacatgctaaATGGATTGAGTTCATTGAAACATTTCCCTATGTTGTAAAACATAAGCGTGGAAAAGATAACATTGTTGCCGATGCCTTATCACGGAGATGTGGTTTGGTTACACAATTAGATACAAAAGTGCTTGGTTTGGAATCCATTAAAACACTCTATGCAGCTGATTCTGATTTTAAAGAACCTTTCTCTCATTGCATTGCTGGAAAAGGCTGGGACAAGTATTATGTGCATGATGGTTTTTTATTTCGCACTAACAAACTATGCATTCCAGCCTGCTCGATTCGTCCGTTTCTTTTGCAGGAAGCACATGCTGGTGGCTTAGCTGGTCATTTTGGCGTCAAAAAGACATTGGACATGCTCTccgatcatttcttttggccacataTGCGACATGATGTCCAGCGACATGTTGCACGCTGCATAATCTGCTTGAAAGCTAAGTCCCGCCTTAATCCCCATGGTCTTTATACTCCATTACCAGTTCCGAATGTACCTTGGGAAgatatatccatggattttattttggggttacctcggtctcagagggggagggattctatctttgttgttgttgaccgattctctaaaatggcacattttattccatgtCATAAGAACGACGATGCTTCACACGTTGCTGATTTGTTTTTCAGGGAGATCGttcgtttacatggagtaccaaggactattgtttctgatcgggatacaaaatttctaagctatttttggaagacgttatgggctaaacttggtacaaagttgttattttccaccacttgtcatccgcaaaccgatgggcaaactgaagttgtcaaccgtaccttgtccaccatgttgcgtgctgtgttgaaaaagaatttgaagcagtgggaagactgccttccacatgttgaatttgcttataacagggcagtccattccacaacaaacttttgtccatttgaaattgtttatgggtttaaacctcatactcccatggatcttttgcctttaccattaCAGGAACAAGTTAACTTGGATGCAGCAAAGAGatcagattttctcaagaagctacatgatgagacaagaaggaatatcgagaagaaatcagcacaatatgcaaagcaagcgaacaaaggtaagaagaaggttACATTCCAGCCCGGAGACCTCGTGTGGttgcatctacgcaaggatcgatttccccaacagcgcaagagtaagttatctcctaggggtgatggtccgttcaaggttttacacaagataaatgataatgcttacaaaattgagctgccacctgaatattccaatgtgagtacaacattcaatgtcaaagacttgcttccatttgttggtgagcctgagtcgaggacgactccttctcaagagggggaggctaatgaggacattcctagcattcactcatcttcaaatgaaactccacttgataaagctggtccaattacaagaagtagagctaaacaattggagaaggaaattcattctcaggtgaacgctaaccttatgtttaataatcagtttatgttgaatgagcctatgcttttgagttcttgttccaatgtccttaggaatgatggagtgtatgaaccagcatgggatgaagatggattcaagcctctggacatttgaaccaagaagcctatggtgtgcaagaataaaatggtggttcatcacctttgcatggaaatgcaaccagaagctagatgactgatacatggtacgaattccaagcatcaccgcggacagaatacaaggagttagacggtgttctatatgtggatggaagcgtcttcaagtcttctttccagcccatcaaacggctcattatttggactttccaataaagagttatgctcattttagtaactgctatcagaagctgaaagacgcgcgaaccagccacgaaatccactggtgcatgcgcatgctgccatttactccaagctgaacgtccctatccttatatatatcttgtactagacaatgaaaggtcAGATCTTGATTAGCTGAATTCAGAATACACAAACTCGTGGAgttttgtttatgcgtgagtcttgagaggcttgcaaacttgttctttcgattcctgagggagttgtagaacgccgaactgcggttcacccagtttgtgccttcacgtctatatggcgtgattgcgtgggctgttcgtcggtacgtggaagggtgattgtctcggtagttcgtcgcgtggacagcctcgcggtgcattgcctcttcaccaggtcgCGCAACGACAATTTATCAAGTTCGCAGATCCTacgagaagatcgggccacaACAACTTGCTACACGTACTGCATAGACGTGTGCACATCAAGATGAAGTTATCCAGGAGGTTCACCAGATCATTAGTCAACATCGGCAGTCTAAGCCCATGCACCTTCAATTAACTCCACCAGTGGGAGATATTGAATCCTGGTGCCATATGATTCACATTCCAGCTCCTATAAAAATGACTGGGGTTAGCAAGATTAATCAAAATATATATTAAGATCTATATTGTGATTATGTGAGTGGCACTAAATGTTTGATTCATTGACAGGAGAGGATTAGCAAGCAAGCATGTTCGAGGCGAAGCGGCATTTCGTCAAGCAGGTAGCGCACATCCAGAAAGCAGCGGCGAGGAACCCCACGGAGAGGGCTACGGGGGATGAAAGGGCAGGTCAGCACGTGTGAGGCTTACCAGCGGACGGAGGTGGCTGCACATCCGTTAGTTCCTACCCTGATCATCCAGTGATCACCGGAGGAGCCTAGATGCGACCACGAAGATCGTGTGTTCGTGCTGCTGCGCTTGACGGAGCGCTACTACTACTAGTGCTGCCCGGGGGAAGGGAGGAATGGAGCTCCCCGGCCGCCTCGTCGCTTGGCCGTAGTGGCATTCACCGTGGGAACGCCTGCGCCGGTGGCCTGCCGCCACCGCAGCACCCGCGCTGCCGCCCTCTACCCGAGCGGACAGGTCGACGCGCCATGATTCCGTGAGGCTCGAGAGATTTCAGGTCGAAGTCTTGGCAATTGAACTAGCGGCAGGGTCCGTGCGGCTAGATGCGTTCGCGTTTCCTCACTGATCGCCGCGCCCTTGCTGCCGCCCGCTCTCCGTCCAAGGGAGCACGACGGGCCAACGGGCCGAGAAGATTCGCGAGCGTCGGATGGGCGCAGAAGTGGTTAGAGACCCAAACCGCTCCACCATTGGACGGACCACGTTGCTTGTCTGCATGATAGGACGGCTAATGGGCTAACGGGCGAGGTGGCCCGATCCATTGCCCTCCTTTTAGAAGTACGATTCCTATATAGAGATAATAAGGATTGGGAGAAGATAGAGATCTGGACTATAAATCTTGCATCTAATGGATAAGAATTTGACAGATTTTCTCAATGAAAATTTGTtcgtaaataaaataaaaatatgttTATAAAATTTAGATATTTTTGTCAGCAAAGTATAACTTAAATAAAACTTATTTAGGCCCCATTTAGTTTCCCATGAATAAAATTTAGTTACTAAAACTAtcgactaaactttagtcactcaTGTTTAGTTCTAGTAACTAAAAGTAACTAAAGGCTATTAAACCAGTTCAACAAAGACCAAACTACCGCTAATGAATGTACAAATCAGGGTGGAGGACCATCAATAACGAGGGGCGGCCTCTGTCCACTGGGCACTTTAACCCACTTTGGCACCTTCTTGTGTACTAATGTGACTAAACTACTGTAGTCCATTTTTAGTCGGTTTGTTTGGCAGTTTGGTAGctaaagtgactaaagtttagtagctaaactttagtaggggaaaccaaacaggcccttagcttGTTGCACTTAAAAGATAACTAGAAAACATATGTTTGCTAGTGTATAGGAGTGGCTAGAAATAAAATCTAGTGAAATCAATCTGGAGCCATTGCGCTTGAACACATGGAGAAAGCAAGGAACCATACGATAGGGTGCGTTTGGTAGCAAGAAACTTTTCAAATCCTCAATGGGATCACTGTAAACACTGCCAAATGCCATAAAGCGAGAAATGTTCAAGTAAGAGTCACTTAGAACCAAAATTTGATGTCTCTTGATTCTGGTTTCAGTTTCAACAATTGACCGAGCTAGTCAAATAGTTCTACAAAATAATCCTGGTTCATTAGAGAATCATTTATGATGAAAATCTAGATCCAAAATGGTTTTACAAAAATCTAAAACCCTTCCTGATGGGGATTAGGATTccgatctttcgtcaggttcgagataactatcgatttggtcggagagcgacacatcgatccggcttcaTATCAtaaagacccgaaccctgcaactttagtaccacgtctcctctggttatcaaccgtgtcacaatccagttgacctcaccaagaaggctaatccctactacgaatcgaagaacacaagcaagaataagataaCATGCAACTCAAGTATAGTGACAATTGTAGATATATGATTAAGATCTCGAATGTGGGGTTTCACAAATCGATaatggcgactgttcaatgatagattgatctaaagcaAAATTCAAACCCTAACGTAGGTGACAGCTActaattatatagcctaaggggcaTCCAAGGACCCCTATTCGTGTCACTAAGTAGTCTCGACACGTTATAAGGCCCAAACGGCCCAAAAGATGGCGACGTAGCGCCCTAATAGATTTTGGATGTCaaattgtttcaacgattcccattgattatgATGGAATTTTGACGTggaaccacttccattggttgacttatcaaattatctttccatccatatgtggatcgtcaaaagcGGAGTCTAACTATGACTTGGGCATCCGTTTTACTACAGACTGctcctggagcccgagatggactcgaacttgactTGAATTGGACCTCCAATTTGACTTGGACGCCCTTGCTTGCCTCCTAAGATGGTGGCTAAGGGGGAGGACATCCAAGGGATTCATTtatgtgttctccatcttcttggggcatgctccaactagGGCCAGGGTCCTAAGGGTGAATAACAAGTCCATGATGACAATGTAGCTCCTAGCAGAAACAGTGACACATGTCTTGATGGTTTGgtggccttgccgatgtgatattgagatgggactagatctatttgaaatcttatcaaacaagcttttcaTCAACTACTCATTGACCGCAAttacactccggatggatgagttatgaccTTCCCAATGAAGCATTATCGGGCCACCGATGAactaaaagttcaactttgatgaacttgcacttTGAGACATATTTGTATCTACAAGCAAATAATGTACATGTAAAACCAAGTGAATTGTATCAAAAATCACTATGAAAATGTagaaacgagctcaccttataatcaaTAGTCATATTAGAAGGTGTCATGtcttcatcatcctccccttcttgacagcaaaccgtcctcggtttgaatTTAGTTGGAGGACAGGTTGTAGGTAGTTGCAAATATTGCTCCCCTTTataaaatttaacatgtttctttataacaaaacttggGGATCTTGACATGACATGATTATATCTATTGCAGCCCTCTAATTGATCATATTGTTGGACAAcaaaaggagatttcagatttgaacaaatataaatTCGGTGTACCAAATACTCCCTTTataattatatttgccaataaagtgatatgtacatctagataaccatggcaatTCGGCACATTTAAATTTCTCTTGCAAAGTACTAAGAGCACAcagagtatcaaactcaatataacccaaagtatttaaagaagacaataattttagCTCATCTTTTTCAGTGGCAATTGGAAGCAAATGTTTATTTTTAACACAAGTATTTGGTTCTAGAACAAAAGCATCAGGCTCATTCACTAGTTGTGGCATAGGTATAATAAAATCATTGTCACACAACTCTTCTTTATTTCTAGCATTATTAGAATAATTGTTTGGTGACAAAGGCAATTCAGATTTAGTGTTCACTAAATGTTGCTCTATTATAGCATGAGTGGTGGACAAATTCAGCACATCATCACTAATTTTAAcaatatcagattttgtagcaagcataaaAGAACCTTTCAATTAGGATACTTGCTTATTTTTAGATTTAACATCTAATTCTTTCTTTCCATTGGCAGCTCTATCTCTATTAGTTTGTATAATTTTAGCATGGTTTAAAGTTTTACCAGACTCCAAAGTATatgtgggaggtggtggtggtgaagattgTTGatagtcattaacatcaattataaaccatcaacataacctgcatttatatttaattaTATCACTAAACATAGGTATacaggtttaaactaatgaattccacgagcTTTGGTAAATATTTATATGcaagaggatttatccagaaaatagcttccaggaccactatcatacactccaaataagcaaaccgacgacaacaagtgattcaacctgcGAAAACTgcaaaagacaactctagaaggttctagaagatacCACGCCAAAGCTTGGGCCAAACGGCCATGAAAGTGGGCCAGCCGGCCCAGCCCATAGGGCGACAGGCCTGCTCCGGAGTCCGCTCACCCTCCGCCACCT harbors:
- the LOC136515599 gene encoding uncharacterized protein — protein: MAGRGDGAAVSVEEFQELRTQMNDVMQQLQTLQLNMPHREPPPNEDDDNEDNEAPRHAAGQGHGRGGFGHGFGRARRVLVGGRDYDGDDDMLSDRDDHRHGGGHHGYRDRHRRRNDDGLRNVKVSIPPFSGQENADAYFEWETKVEQIFDLYEYSAEKKAKLAAIEFKGYAITWWNQVRTEYQRVGHVRITWEDMKREMRRRFVPAYYSRDLHLKLKRLVQGTRTVDEYFQELEMCVLRTGITEDEESTMARFLVGLNKPIADKVDMTTYTCLTELVHFAKRAERQIATSYKYNASWHHSQQQGDVTPQFQQQGAATPKSSSRGANRYLPTSSKQLDVKGKAVSSSQPTSSTAATQRKTSKIECFKCGGHGHKQAECPNRRTIIALADGSYDSQSEEEDEFNNVFADLNLDTCEYSAEDGTFELGLNCLAIQPIPTFAHNDLLQDVVSPSFDEITSDDFDELLADFPDLTCSIMNTPSPSLVVRRVLSTQFVAAEQGQRHNLFQSRCKVKGQVCRFIIDGGSCNNIVSALLIEKLGLQPRRHPHPYHMQWLNNSGTVKVSAMIRLSFSIGDCHGEVDCDIVPMQACHLLLGRPWQFDVDSVHFGRSNKHTFIHNDKKVVLIPLSPEEIHASDMARKKREESDKRKLSEIPNTSKGESSNPSSHIKTHANPKQPCHTECLFVSKSDMREVRNTTAPFFVLLHKEVLLSTNDLPSSLPSVVLDLLQDFEDVFPDEIPAGLPPLRGIEHQIDLVPGASLPNRPAYRTNPTETKEIQRQVKELLDKGYVRESLSPCAVPVLLVPKKDGSWRMCVDCRAINAITVRYRHPIPRLDDMLDELSGSIIFTKIDLRSGYHQIRMKLGDEWKTAFKTKIGLYEWLVMPFGLTNAPSTFMRLMNHVLRAFIGKFVVVYFDDILIYSKSFDEHLDHIRQVLAVLREEKLYGNIAKCTFCTDRVVFLGFVVSADGIQVDEEKVKAIQDWPTPTNVSQKDVPFKWGDEQDQAFNELKTKLCEAPLLQLPDFGKTFEIECDASGIGIGGVLLQEGKPVAYFSEKLNGPHLNYSVYDKELYALVRVLEVWQHYLLPKEFVIHSDHEALKYLKSQGKLNRRHAKWIEFIETFPYVVKHKRGKDNIEAHAGGLAVHSTTNFCPFEIVYGFKPHTPMDLLPLPLQEQVNLDAAKRSDFLKKLHDETRRNIEKKSAQYAKQANKGKKKVTFQPGDLVWLHLRKDRFPQQRKSKLSPRGDGPFKVLHKINDNAYKIELPPEYSNVSTTFNVKDLLPFVGEPESRTTPSQEGEANEDIPSIHSSSNETPLDKAGPITRSRAKQLEKEIHSQVNANLMFNNQFMLKRGLASKHVRGEAAFRQAGSAHPESSGEEPHGEGYGG